One Ranitomeya variabilis isolate aRanVar5 chromosome 5, aRanVar5.hap1, whole genome shotgun sequence DNA window includes the following coding sequences:
- the C5H5orf24 gene encoding UPF0461 protein C5orf24 homolog isoform X2, whose translation MFRRQDLPGMHKMMRPVANNSVAFCGSGKSSCLGQDSMRSVEQFGLYATQPSKYSHTVSHKNISCQTQETINEAHLQTTSDRDLDTKSDLKKKKTLGKAGKRGRPSGTTKLAGYRTSTGRPLGTTKAAGFKTSPGRPLGTTKAAGYKVSPGRPPGSIKALSRLSNLGYTSNNAAFPYPTALSRGLHSVVDTNVKHPVE comes from the exons ATGTTTCGACGTCAGGACCTGCCTGGAATGCAT AAAATGATGCGTCCGGTTGCGAATAACAGTGTGGCTTTTTGTGGAAGCGGCAAGTCTTCCTGCCTTGGTCAAGACAGCATGAGAAGTGTGGAGCAATTTGGCTTGTACGCCACCCAGCCAAGTAAATACAGCCATACGGTTAGCCACAAGAATATCTCCTGTCAGACGCAGGAAACCATCAATGAGGCACATTTACAGACCACAAGCGACAGGGACCTGGACACAAAAAGTGATTTAAAGAAAAAGAAGACCCTTGGCAAAGCCGGCAAACGTGGAAGGCCATCTGGCACCACCAAATTGGCAGGTTACAGAACCAGCACTGGCAGACCTCTGGGAACCACCAAAGCTGCTGGCTTTAAAACAAGTCCTGGCAGACCACTGGGCACTACCAAAGCCGCAGGATACAAAGTCAGCCCAGGGAGACCTCCAGGTAGCATAAAAGCTCTATCGCGGCTTTCCAATCTAGGTTACACAAGCAACAATGCAGCTTTCCCTTACCCCACAGCACTTAGCAGGGGACTCCATTCTGTTGTGGATACAAACGTCAAACATCCTGTCGAGTAG
- the C5H5orf24 gene encoding UPF0461 protein C5orf24 homolog isoform X4 yields the protein MFRRQDLPGMHKMMRPVANNSVAFCGSGKSSCLGQDSMRSVEQFGLYATQPSKYSHTVSHKNISCQTQETINEAHLQTTSDRDLDTKSDLKKKKTLGKAGKRGRPSGTTKLAGYRTSTGRPLGTTKAAGFKTSPGRPLGTTKAAGYKVSPGRPPGKKQQAFMCASSDA from the exons ATGTTTCGACGTCAGGACCTGCCTGGAATGCAT AAAATGATGCGTCCGGTTGCGAATAACAGTGTGGCTTTTTGTGGAAGCGGCAAGTCTTCCTGCCTTGGTCAAGACAGCATGAGAAGTGTGGAGCAATTTGGCTTGTACGCCACCCAGCCAAGTAAATACAGCCATACGGTTAGCCACAAGAATATCTCCTGTCAGACGCAGGAAACCATCAATGAGGCACATTTACAGACCACAAGCGACAGGGACCTGGACACAAAAAGTGATTTAAAGAAAAAGAAGACCCTTGGCAAAGCCGGCAAACGTGGAAGGCCATCTGGCACCACCAAATTGGCAGGTTACAGAACCAGCACTGGCAGACCTCTGGGAACCACCAAAGCTGCTGGCTTTAAAACAAGTCCTGGCAGACCACTGGGCACTACCAAAGCCGCAGGATACAAAGTCAGCCCAGGGAGACCTCCAG GAAAAAAGCAGCAAGCCTTCATGTGCGCCAGCAGTGATGCATAG
- the C5H5orf24 gene encoding UPF0461 protein C5orf24 homolog isoform X1: MFRRQDLPGMHVRESFTHPGFCDPFFLDEQNIKKMMRPVANNSVAFCGSGKSSCLGQDSMRSVEQFGLYATQPSKYSHTVSHKNISCQTQETINEAHLQTTSDRDLDTKSDLKKKKTLGKAGKRGRPSGTTKLAGYRTSTGRPLGTTKAAGFKTSPGRPLGTTKAAGYKVSPGRPPGSIKALSRLSNLGYTSNNAAFPYPTALSRGLHSVVDTNVKHPVE, translated from the exons ATGTTTCGACGTCAGGACCTGCCTGGAATGCATGTACGTGAATCATTTACCCACCCCGGTTTTTGCGATCCATTTTTTCTGGATGAACAAAATATCAAG AAAATGATGCGTCCGGTTGCGAATAACAGTGTGGCTTTTTGTGGAAGCGGCAAGTCTTCCTGCCTTGGTCAAGACAGCATGAGAAGTGTGGAGCAATTTGGCTTGTACGCCACCCAGCCAAGTAAATACAGCCATACGGTTAGCCACAAGAATATCTCCTGTCAGACGCAGGAAACCATCAATGAGGCACATTTACAGACCACAAGCGACAGGGACCTGGACACAAAAAGTGATTTAAAGAAAAAGAAGACCCTTGGCAAAGCCGGCAAACGTGGAAGGCCATCTGGCACCACCAAATTGGCAGGTTACAGAACCAGCACTGGCAGACCTCTGGGAACCACCAAAGCTGCTGGCTTTAAAACAAGTCCTGGCAGACCACTGGGCACTACCAAAGCCGCAGGATACAAAGTCAGCCCAGGGAGACCTCCAGGTAGCATAAAAGCTCTATCGCGGCTTTCCAATCTAGGTTACACAAGCAACAATGCAGCTTTCCCTTACCCCACAGCACTTAGCAGGGGACTCCATTCTGTTGTGGATACAAACGTCAAACATCCTGTCGAGTAG
- the C5H5orf24 gene encoding UPF0461 protein C5orf24 homolog isoform X3: MFRRQDLPGMHVRESFTHPGFCDPFFLDEQNIKKMMRPVANNSVAFCGSGKSSCLGQDSMRSVEQFGLYATQPSKYSHTVSHKNISCQTQETINEAHLQTTSDRDLDTKSDLKKKKTLGKAGKRGRPSGTTKLAGYRTSTGRPLGTTKAAGFKTSPGRPLGTTKAAGYKVSPGRPPGKKQQAFMCASSDA, translated from the exons ATGTTTCGACGTCAGGACCTGCCTGGAATGCATGTACGTGAATCATTTACCCACCCCGGTTTTTGCGATCCATTTTTTCTGGATGAACAAAATATCAAG AAAATGATGCGTCCGGTTGCGAATAACAGTGTGGCTTTTTGTGGAAGCGGCAAGTCTTCCTGCCTTGGTCAAGACAGCATGAGAAGTGTGGAGCAATTTGGCTTGTACGCCACCCAGCCAAGTAAATACAGCCATACGGTTAGCCACAAGAATATCTCCTGTCAGACGCAGGAAACCATCAATGAGGCACATTTACAGACCACAAGCGACAGGGACCTGGACACAAAAAGTGATTTAAAGAAAAAGAAGACCCTTGGCAAAGCCGGCAAACGTGGAAGGCCATCTGGCACCACCAAATTGGCAGGTTACAGAACCAGCACTGGCAGACCTCTGGGAACCACCAAAGCTGCTGGCTTTAAAACAAGTCCTGGCAGACCACTGGGCACTACCAAAGCCGCAGGATACAAAGTCAGCCCAGGGAGACCTCCAG GAAAAAAGCAGCAAGCCTTCATGTGCGCCAGCAGTGATGCATAG